A genome region from Acipenser ruthenus chromosome 29, fAciRut3.2 maternal haplotype, whole genome shotgun sequence includes the following:
- the LOC117428767 gene encoding protein LKAAEAR1-like has translation MATKGPQARKEKFIPRNKKNVTPAELKKMAPQQKARYRAYEDPSKDVLNLVMNTQQRLRQHATKEHQDLYMKTADPKADMALGKQEKLIGQLKAAEARNRIRIMRLRYQSMRAQEINHLIACQSTAQKSVRLELLLPPRLDTDNPGDSLDKMERTRVEEILEDERGLTVIRT, from the exons ATGGCAACTAAAGGACCGCAAGCCAGAAAAGAGAAATTCATCCCAAGGAATAAGAAGAATGTGACTCCAGCGGAACTGAAGAAAATGGCACCCCAGCAGAAGGCCCGGTACCGAGCGTATGAAGACCCCAGCAAGGATGTGTTAAACTTGGTTATGAACACCCAGCAGCGGCTGAGACAGCATGCCACCAAAGAGCATCAGGACCTCTACATGAAAACCGCTGACCCAAAGGCAGACATGGCATTGGGGAAGCAGGAGAAACTGATCGGCCAATTGAAGGCCGCTGAAGCAAGGAATAGGATCCGGATCATGAGGCTGCGATACCAGAGCATGAGA GCTCAAGAAATAAATCATCTGATAGCATGCCAGTCAACAGCACAGAAGTCAGTTCGGCTAGAGCTACTACTCCCACCCAGGCTAGACACAGATAACCCAGGAGACTCCCTGGATAAAATGGAG aggaCAAGAGTTGAAGAGATTCTGGAGGACGAAAGGGGTCTCACTGTAATTAGAACCTAa